Proteins co-encoded in one Rhopalosiphum maidis isolate BTI-1 chromosome 2, ASM367621v3, whole genome shotgun sequence genomic window:
- the LOC113554633 gene encoding uncharacterized protein LOC113554633: protein MSFDITDMEPNEVSINLKLFQQFRFFHLFNPKTKKFCNFNVYHLALYIINCVIGCTIIIGLMSYFTLEDDTLNIADDVQSMFCCLLYIVCLIKMTSITYKANIIWKLLHVTSIRFLTSTQCQKHVGILKKYRQRSIKITNYISVFSIITTIQWCFFPLALMLLQKEDANQSNRRFENIFNFRFPVTTVYYNNNYFIFYFIEVSIIMILLYTHILSDIFFISLCYVMIAQFKMIKRAYENVNSELNSENNSENKNDNNVNDCFDDLVSIMEDQQKQIAMLKLFHITYKFIILSNVVSYSGSIIILTYAFAVIFTSSESLPMFSTIRLISSFGNVIVVLLIFCHLLERINNNMKFVHFGMYSSNWTSMNLRSKKMLLLSMQLNNANELMIKITPKKIVDPQFFSSVIITCYNILSAMLNISSK, encoded by the exons ATGTCATTTGATATAACCGATATGGAGCCCAACGAAGTTTCAATAaacttgaaattatttcaacaatttcgtttttttcatctttttaatccaaaaactaaaaaattttgCAATTTCAACGTGTACCATCTAGCATTGTACATCATAAATTGCGTCATTggttgtacaataattatcggATTGATGAGTTATTTTACTCTAGAAGatgatacattaaatattgctGATGATGTACAGTCAATGTTTTGTTGTTtactttatattgtatgtttaattaaaatgacttcaataacttataaagCGAATATCATTTGGAAATTACTCCATGTAACTAGTATACGTTTTTTGACGAGCACTCAGTGTCAAAAACATGTTGGAATTCTCAAAAAATATCGTCAaagatcaataaaaattacaaattatataagtgtattttcaattataactaCCATCCAATGGTGCTTTTTTCCTCTAGCGCTGATGTTATTACAAAAAGAAGACGCAAACCAATCAAATCGACGCTTTGagaatattttcaactttCGCTTCCCAGTAACCActgtttactataataataattatttcatattttattttatagaggtatctattataatgattCTGTTATACACTCATATATTGAGCgatatcttttttatttctctCTGCTATGTTATGATTGCTCAATTTAAGATGATCAAAAGGGCTTACGAAAACGTCAACAGTGAACTAAATTCCGAAAATAATAGTG aaaacaaaaatgataataatgtgaaTGATTGTTTTGATGATTTAGTATCAATTATGGAGGATCAACAAAAACAAATCGC gatgttaaaattatttcatattacgtataaatttataattttatcaaatgttgTATCATATTCGGGTTCCATCATTATTCTAACATATGCATTTGCCgtg atttttacgTCATCCGAATCGTTACCAATGTTTAGTACAATCAGATTGATATCATCATTTGGAAacgttattgttgttttactTATCTTTTGTCATTTGTTGGAacgcattaataataat atgaAATTCGTTCATTTTGGGATGTATAGTAGTAATTGGACTTCGATGAATTTAAGatcgaaaaaaatgttgttgttATCAATGCAGTTGAATAATGCTAACGAACTgatgattaaaataacacCGAAAAAAATTGTCGATCCGCAATTTTTTAgtagt GTGATAATCACATGCTATAACATTCTCTCAGCTATGTTGAatataagttctaaataa
- the LOC113555223 gene encoding uncharacterized protein LOC113555223, which translates to MTFDIRLLEPKEVSLNLRLFKLFRFFHLFDPKTRKFYHFNVYHLVWYFINFVIGSIVIYGLSGYFTEMEDVIDIVFNLQLMFCCLIYSLSLLKIITFIYKANYIWDLLRVTHLNFLTSIQCQTHIGILHKYREKSIKITNYLSVFAITITIQWCLYPLVLLLLQKEDANQSNRRFENIFNFRFPVTISYYNNNYVIFYITETSFEMFLLYVYVVIDIFFISICYIMIAHYEMIKKAYEGVNSECNSENNNENKNYYNMNDCFDDLVLILMDQQKHFVKLKLFYSTYKFIILSTVIINSGSIIILTYASVVIFTSSESIPILGVIKLISAFGYLLIILFFLCNLLESIHNKMESVHFGMYSCNWTSMNLRSKKMLLLSMKMNNANRFMIKLTPRKIVNLQLFNSVLITCYNVLSAMLNTLSK; encoded by the exons ATGACGTTTGATATAAGATTACTGGAACCAAAGGAAGTATCCTTAAACTTGAGATTGTTTAAactatttcgtttttttcatCTATTTGATCCAAAAACCCGAAAATTTTACCATTTCAACGTTTACCATCTAGTTTGGTACTtcataaattttgttattggtAGTATAGTAATCTACGGATTGTCTGGTTATTTTACTGAGATGGAAGATGTAATCGACATCGTTTTTAACTTACAGTTAATgttttgttgtttaatttattctctaagtttacttaaaataatcacatttatatacaaagcAAATTACATTTGGGATTTACTCCGTGttactcatttaaattttctaacgaGCATACAGTGTCAAACACATATTGGAATTCTCCATAAATATCgcgaaaaatcaataaaaattacaaattacctAAGTGTTTTTGCAATTACAATTACCATCCAATGGTGCTTGTATCCTTTAGTTCTGCTGTTGTTACAAAAAGAAGATGCAAATCAATCAAATCGACGGTTTGagaatattttcaactttCGGTTCCCCGTGACTATTagttactacaataataattatgttatattttatattacggagACATCCTTTGAAATGTTTCTGTTGTACGTATACGTAGTGATTGATATCTTCTTTATTTCTATTTGCTATATTATGATTGCTCATTATGAGATGATCAAAAAAGCTTACGAAGGTGTCAACAGTGAATGCaattctgaaaataataatg aaaacaaaaattattataatatgaacgaCTGTTTCGatgatttagtattaattttgatggatcaacaaaaacatttcgt gaagttaaaattattttattctacgtataagtttattattttatcaactgtaataataaattccgggtctatcataattttaacatatgcATCAGTTGTG atatttacGTCATCAGAATCTATACCAATTCTTGGTGTAATCAAGTTAATATCAGCGTTTGGTTacctgttaataattttattttttctttgcaatttattagaaagcattcataataaa ATGGAATCCGTTCACTTTGGGATGTATAGTTGTAATTGGACTTCAATGAATTTAAgatcaaaaaaaatgttattgttatcaatgaaaatgaataatgCTAATAGATTTATGATTAAACTAACACCGAGAAAAATTGTCaatctacaattatttaatagc GTATTAATCACATGCTATAACGTTCTATCAGCTATGTTGAATACTCTATCTAAATAA